A stretch of Ectothiorhodospiraceae bacterium BW-2 DNA encodes these proteins:
- a CDS encoding SAM-dependent methyltransferase, translated as MLESDYIKHTPISHRKDYGQFFTPSSVARLMVQWVLNDNPTTVLDPSFGLGIFYDEVLKTKPSQQLQFVGYEIDKKIIGYLNSEINKSNLKINNCDYLEANVGSFDGIICNPPYMRFQNFLKRHSVLPKIEKQIGKKLVGYSNISSVFLLKALNELRGNGNLAFVMPFEFFNTGYGKEVKRSLLKNHLLKQIIIFSNEKEIFPDATTTVCVLLCKKDGIEEDIKITQINSEDEISQISNISNFYHAAIEPSNLPFNKKWTPILLSLFSGQTIPEDFVKLSLYGSFTRGIATGANDFFALTKTKIEKWNLNNGNICKCITKSPQIRKAVFTEYDFDILYNSDKPVYCLDVRDHESQRIRQYINEGEKLRYHERYLTKMRNPWYKIERRNTAPILFGVFNRGRLKVIRNLTTAINFTCFHAFYPNMFGEHLIDKIFVYLLSDIGQEIIKTNKRSYGNNLDKFEPSDLNDCFCPSQNQFDMIDNKEAENVIKIAKADEKLAIQMSNDLIQRIISNAQQDAALDFYSAP; from the coding sequence ATGCTTGAATCTGACTATATAAAGCACACACCTATTAGCCATAGGAAAGATTATGGACAATTTTTTACACCATCATCAGTAGCCCGCCTTATGGTTCAGTGGGTTTTGAACGATAACCCAACAACCGTTTTAGACCCCTCATTTGGACTTGGAATATTTTACGACGAAGTACTCAAGACCAAACCAAGTCAACAGTTGCAATTTGTCGGGTACGAGATTGATAAAAAAATAATTGGCTATCTTAATAGTGAAATAAATAAATCAAATCTAAAAATCAATAACTGTGATTATCTTGAAGCAAATGTAGGTTCTTTTGATGGGATTATATGCAATCCTCCTTACATGAGGTTTCAGAATTTCTTGAAAAGACATTCTGTATTACCAAAAATTGAAAAACAAATAGGAAAAAAGCTTGTTGGCTACTCTAATATTTCATCAGTCTTTCTTTTAAAGGCATTGAACGAACTTAGGGGCAACGGAAATCTTGCATTTGTTATGCCATTTGAATTTTTTAATACTGGATATGGAAAAGAGGTAAAGAGAAGCCTGCTCAAAAATCATCTATTAAAACAAATAATAATATTTTCAAATGAAAAAGAAATATTCCCAGATGCGACTACAACTGTCTGTGTGTTGCTTTGTAAAAAAGACGGGATAGAAGAAGATATAAAAATTACGCAAATTAATTCTGAGGATGAGATTAGTCAAATATCAAATATTAGTAATTTTTATCATGCAGCAATAGAACCATCGAATTTGCCATTCAACAAAAAATGGACACCTATATTGTTATCATTATTTTCTGGACAGACCATTCCAGAAGATTTCGTTAAATTATCACTTTATGGTTCATTCACGAGAGGTATTGCCACGGGTGCAAATGATTTTTTTGCACTAACAAAAACAAAAATCGAAAAGTGGAATCTAAATAATGGCAATATCTGTAAATGCATTACAAAAAGCCCTCAAATACGTAAAGCGGTATTTACGGAATATGACTTTGATATTTTATATAATTCAGATAAACCTGTTTATTGTTTAGATGTAAGAGATCATGAGAGCCAACGAATACGCCAATATATAAATGAAGGTGAAAAATTAAGATATCACGAAAGGTATCTTACAAAGATGAGGAACCCTTGGTATAAAATAGAACGTCGAAATACTGCTCCAATATTGTTCGGTGTATTCAACAGGGGACGACTAAAGGTAATAAGAAATCTTACAACAGCAATTAACTTTACCTGCTTCCATGCTTTTTATCCAAATATGTTTGGTGAACATCTTATAGATAAGATATTCGTTTATTTGCTGAGTGACATTGGCCAAGAGATTATAAAAACCAATAAAAGAAGTTATGGGAACAACTTAGATAAATTTGAGCCAAGTGATTTAAACGACTGTTTTTGCCCAAGCCAAAATCAATTTGACATGATTGATAACAAAGAGGCTGAAAATGTAATTAAAATCGCCAAAGCTGATGAAAAATTGGCAATTCAAATGAGTAATGACTTAATCCAACGAATTATAAGCAACGCCCAACAAGACGCTGCACTGGATTTTTACTCCGCTCCGTAA
- a CDS encoding SIR2 family protein: MISEISEIKEQLITGLKQHQIVPYLGPGALKDVVSSEEGRPIPADSDSLIIALNGGRPMNARLMYEFPRAAMDIEQKRGRKAVERFLDQTYGATEWSRAALHDWLAEIKPHYVVDINRDTQLQQSYTTTPHTLIRGIARVGGSDYRFHIHHYDGENYHHIDQTEVDASLPILFKPMGSPLPDSTYIASDADYVDYITELMGGFAVPDFLKQYRQGKQYLFLGLRLTRDTERMVLSDIIYAAERPAGWAMIAEPNSKEKKFCDKMGIEIICADFEALF, translated from the coding sequence ATGATTAGCGAGATTAGCGAGATTAAGGAACAACTCATTACCGGACTAAAACAGCACCAAATTGTCCCCTACCTAGGGCCTGGGGCGCTGAAAGATGTCGTTAGTAGCGAAGAGGGTCGACCGATCCCAGCCGACAGCGATTCGTTAATTATCGCCCTTAACGGCGGTCGACCGATGAATGCTCGCTTAATGTATGAGTTTCCTCGTGCGGCGATGGATATCGAACAGAAGCGGGGACGCAAGGCGGTAGAGCGCTTTCTCGATCAGACCTATGGCGCGACTGAGTGGAGTCGTGCGGCACTACACGACTGGTTAGCCGAGATAAAACCCCACTATGTTGTCGATATTAATCGTGACACCCAGCTACAGCAGAGCTATACCACTACCCCCCATACCCTGATTCGCGGCATTGCCCGCGTTGGCGGCAGCGACTACCGCTTCCACATCCACCACTATGATGGCGAAAACTACCACCACATCGACCAGACAGAAGTCGATGCCTCGTTACCGATCCTGTTTAAACCGATGGGGAGCCCCCTACCCGACTCGACCTATATCGCCTCCGACGCCGACTATGTGGACTACATTACTGAGTTGATGGGGGGGTTTGCCGTACCTGACTTTCTGAAGCAGTATCGTCAGGGGAAGCAGTATCTATTTCTCGGCCTACGCTTAACTCGCGATACCGAGCGGATGGTGCTCTCCGATATCATCTATGCCGCAGAGAGACCCGCCGGCTGGGCAATGATCGCCGAACCGAATAGCAAAGAGAAAAAATTTTGCGATAAGATGGGGATAGAGATTATCTGCGCCGATTTCGAGGCGCTATTTTAA
- a CDS encoding Fic family protein: MSYRPPFTLTDEIIDLLAKVSHALGRLDHLQHSPQAIQLRKISQIKTITGTLQIEGNTLNEQQITAVLEGKTVLAPMREISEAQGAILLYQQADSFNYQNQEHLLQAHRLLMGDLLNRAGQYRHKAVGVYGAEGVGHIAPPANQVSGLMAELFDWLNTTTTHPLISSSVFHYEFEFIHPFEDGNGRMGRFWQYLMLNHWNAVFSLIPVENMIKSKQQDYYKALEQSGAAGESTLFIVYMCQTILAAISSLPISDQVSDQVSDQVKKMLTVLPDDWLSAAEIMQLLGLSHKPTFRKNYLEPALKQHSIEMQYPDSPRSPKQKYRKHSI; encoded by the coding sequence ATGAGTTACCGCCCACCCTTTACCCTGACAGATGAAATCATCGATTTGCTTGCCAAGGTCTCTCATGCTTTAGGCCGATTGGATCATTTACAACATAGCCCCCAAGCTATTCAACTGCGAAAAATCAGCCAGATTAAGACCATTACCGGCACGTTGCAGATTGAGGGCAATACGCTGAATGAACAACAGATTACCGCTGTATTGGAAGGTAAAACGGTACTGGCACCGATGCGAGAAATCAGCGAGGCTCAGGGGGCTATTTTATTGTACCAACAGGCGGATAGCTTCAATTACCAAAATCAGGAACACTTATTACAAGCCCATCGGTTGCTGATGGGAGATTTACTCAACCGTGCGGGGCAGTATCGTCATAAGGCAGTCGGTGTTTATGGTGCAGAAGGGGTGGGTCATATCGCCCCCCCTGCCAATCAGGTTTCCGGCTTGATGGCTGAATTGTTTGACTGGCTAAACACCACCACAACGCACCCGTTAATCAGCAGCAGCGTGTTTCATTATGAGTTTGAATTTATTCATCCGTTTGAAGACGGCAATGGTCGCATGGGGCGTTTTTGGCAGTATCTGATGCTAAATCACTGGAACGCCGTGTTTTCCCTTATTCCCGTTGAAAATATGATTAAAAGCAAACAGCAAGATTATTACAAGGCACTGGAGCAATCAGGGGCAGCGGGTGAAAGTACGCTATTTATCGTTTACATGTGTCAAACTATTTTGGCTGCCATCTCCTCGTTACCGATCAGCGACCAAGTAAGCGACCAAGTAAGCGACCAAGTAAAAAAAATGCTTACTGTATTGCCAGATGACTGGTTAAGTGCAGCGGAAATCATGCAGTTATTAGGCTTGTCCCATAAGCCAACATTCAGAAAGAATTATCTTGAACCTGCTTTGAAGCAGCACTCCATTGAGATGCAATATCCTGATAGCCCTCGTAGCCCCAAACAAAAATACAGGAAGCATTCTATATGA
- a CDS encoding AccI family restriction endonuclease, whose translation MYKDDILNLIQQSPLEIDTEIQMTGRPPTMANSEFLTNKEQGDWAEKVVYRAINEFSSDYFAVQYGRSDSIVAGDDGFADFYMEYQSELNTIGKRPDLLIFKLTDFPDRDVDIENDEHVRKAVVALEVRSSSFLIDKYTAFMDERQQEAIKNCTDIRKNLLEGELGNLLKRKNSTIYKLILGATNETFKELDFRRPSWSLTQELRDLTDLLKGLKENIKTLHKRDYLSITPKMEDIALVNRWIQKYNVKHFYLQVFFDKAYAISFQDILELVSNDENEGNNFSIERDVKNQGKTTIKVNVKIGKEVIGKIDMPEHKAAMKELDRGRLLFYVTFEGGKGYLDNEILMRDVINA comes from the coding sequence ATGTATAAAGACGATATCCTGAATCTTATTCAACAATCACCGCTTGAAATTGATACAGAAATACAAATGACAGGGCGGCCACCTACTATGGCAAATTCAGAATTCCTTACAAATAAGGAACAAGGCGATTGGGCTGAAAAAGTTGTATATAGGGCAATTAATGAATTCTCGTCTGACTATTTTGCTGTTCAATATGGGCGATCTGATTCAATAGTAGCTGGGGATGATGGTTTTGCTGATTTTTATATGGAATATCAAAGTGAACTGAATACAATAGGAAAAAGGCCAGACCTTTTAATTTTCAAACTAACGGACTTTCCAGATAGAGATGTTGACATCGAAAATGATGAACACGTTAGAAAGGCAGTAGTTGCATTAGAAGTAAGATCAAGCTCTTTCCTAATCGACAAATACACTGCCTTTATGGATGAAAGACAACAAGAAGCAATAAAAAACTGCACGGATATTCGTAAAAACTTATTAGAGGGAGAACTCGGAAATCTACTTAAACGAAAGAATAGTACTATTTATAAACTTATTTTGGGAGCAACAAACGAGACCTTTAAAGAGTTGGATTTTCGACGACCATCATGGTCACTAACCCAAGAACTGAGAGATTTAACTGATCTTTTGAAGGGATTAAAAGAAAATATAAAAACACTTCACAAGAGAGACTATTTAAGTATTACCCCAAAGATGGAGGATATTGCGCTTGTAAACAGATGGATTCAAAAATACAATGTCAAGCATTTTTACTTGCAGGTGTTTTTCGATAAAGCGTATGCAATCTCTTTTCAAGACATTCTTGAACTCGTTTCTAACGATGAAAACGAAGGTAATAATTTTTCAATCGAAAGAGACGTAAAAAATCAAGGCAAAACAACAATAAAGGTTAATGTAAAAATAGGTAAAGAGGTTATAGGGAAGATCGATATGCCGGAACATAAGGCAGCTATGAAAGAATTGGATAGAGGCAGATTATTATTCTATGTGACCTTCGAGGGTGGTAAAGGCTATCTTGATAATGAAATATTGATGAGGGATGTCATTAATGCTTGA
- a CDS encoding type I restriction endonuclease subunit R — MTRITENTIETFCIELLEKQGYEYIYAPDIAPDSDNPLRNDFDDVLLSSRLSDAVDRINPTIPLEARQEAIKEISRIHSPELLSNNERFHRLLTEGVKVSYQKDGNQRGDLVWLVDFANPENNDFVVANQLTVIENGVNKRPDVVLFVNGLPLVVIELKNAADENATIKSAFKQLQTYKQAIPSLFTYNGLMIISDGLEAKAGALSAGLSRFMSWKTADGKIEASNLVSRLETLIKGMLAKETLLDLIRHFIVFEKSKTEDPKTGVVTIETVKKLAAYHQYYAVNRAVESTLRATGHTLGFSDKDRQTPVSQVMEDPASYGVAGVKSQPKGDRKGGVVWHTQGSGKSLSMVFYTGKIVLALDNPTILMITDRNDLDDQLFDTFAASTQLLRQEPKQVENRDQLKELLQVASGGVIFSTIQKFQPDEGNVFDTLSARENIVVIADEAHRTQYGFKAKTVDDKDEQGNVVGKKVVYGFAKYMRDALPNATYLGFTGTPIESTDTNTPAVFGNYIDVYDIAQAVEDGATVRIYYESRLAKVNLSEEGKQLVANLDTGLDDELAQDDLTETQKAKAKWTQLEALIGSENRIKNIAKDIVSHFDQRQEAFDGKGMIVSMSRRIAAELYAQIIKIKPDWHSDDLDKGVIKVVMTSSSSDGPEIAKHHTTKTQRKTLADRMKHPDDPLKLVIVRDMWLTGFDAPSLHTLYIDKPMKGHNLMQAIARVNRVYKDKPGGLIVDYLGIASDLKKALSFYSDAGGKGDPTILQKQAVELMLEKLEVVSQLFHGFAYENYFSADTAQKLSLILAAEDHILGLENGKKRFVNEVNGLSKAFAIAIPHDQAMDIKDEVAFFQAVKARLVKFDSTGTGRSDEEIETTIRQVIDKALVSEQVVDVFDAAGIKKPDISILSEEFLLELKGMEHKNVALEVLKKLLNDELKSRSRKNLVKSKSLMEMLENAIKKYHNKVLTAAEVMDELIKLSKEIINMDDEASELGLTEFEYAFYTAVADNKSAKELMQHDKLRELAVVLTERVKQNASIDWTIKESVRAKLKVIIKRTLRQYGYPPDMQKLATETVLKQAELIANEFTVNA, encoded by the coding sequence ATGACCCGAATCACCGAAAACACCATTGAAACCTTTTGTATTGAATTGCTGGAAAAGCAGGGCTACGAATACATTTACGCCCCTGATATTGCCCCTGATAGCGACAATCCACTACGCAATGATTTTGATGATGTTTTATTATCTTCTCGTTTGTCGGATGCGGTTGACAGAATCAACCCGACCATTCCCCTTGAAGCGCGGCAGGAAGCTATCAAAGAGATCTCCCGCATTCACTCCCCTGAATTACTCAGCAATAACGAGCGCTTCCATCGACTACTCACCGAAGGGGTAAAAGTGAGTTATCAAAAAGATGGCAACCAAAGAGGTGATCTGGTGTGGCTGGTGGATTTTGCTAACCCAGAAAACAATGATTTTGTGGTGGCAAACCAGTTGACCGTGATTGAAAACGGGGTGAATAAACGCCCTGATGTGGTGCTGTTTGTGAATGGCTTGCCGTTGGTGGTGATTGAGCTTAAAAATGCCGCCGATGAAAACGCCACGATTAAATCGGCTTTCAAACAGCTACAAACCTATAAACAAGCCATTCCCAGCCTGTTTACCTATAACGGCTTGATGATTATTTCCGATGGTCTTGAGGCGAAGGCAGGCGCATTGTCGGCAGGACTCAGCCGTTTTATGAGCTGGAAAACGGCTGATGGCAAGATCGAGGCCTCGAATCTGGTCAGCCGGTTGGAAACCTTGATTAAAGGGATGCTGGCGAAAGAAACCCTGCTGGATTTGATTCGTCATTTTATTGTGTTTGAGAAGTCTAAAACCGAAGATCCAAAAACAGGTGTGGTGACGATTGAAACGGTAAAAAAACTGGCGGCCTACCATCAATACTATGCGGTCAACCGTGCGGTGGAATCGACCTTACGGGCAACTGGGCATACGCTGGGCTTCTCTGATAAAGACAGGCAAACGCCTGTTAGTCAGGTAATGGAAGACCCTGCCAGTTATGGTGTGGCGGGCGTAAAAAGCCAGCCCAAAGGCGACCGTAAAGGCGGTGTGGTGTGGCACACCCAAGGGAGTGGCAAGTCTTTATCCATGGTTTTCTATACGGGTAAGATTGTACTGGCATTGGATAATCCTACTATTTTAATGATTACGGATCGCAACGATCTGGATGATCAGCTGTTTGATACTTTTGCTGCCTCAACGCAACTGTTACGCCAGGAACCCAAACAGGTAGAGAACCGCGATCAACTCAAAGAGTTATTACAGGTTGCCTCGGGTGGGGTAATATTTTCCACCATTCAAAAATTTCAGCCGGATGAGGGTAATGTGTTTGATACCTTATCGGCTCGGGAAAATATTGTGGTGATTGCCGACGAAGCACACCGCACCCAGTATGGATTTAAGGCAAAAACCGTTGATGACAAGGACGAACAAGGTAATGTGGTGGGTAAAAAAGTCGTTTATGGCTTTGCTAAGTATATGCGCGATGCCTTGCCCAATGCGACCTATCTTGGCTTTACGGGTACGCCGATAGAAAGTACCGACACCAATACGCCTGCGGTATTTGGCAATTATATTGATGTTTATGATATTGCCCAAGCCGTTGAAGATGGGGCAACGGTGCGTATCTATTATGAAAGCCGTTTAGCCAAAGTCAATTTAAGCGAAGAAGGCAAACAACTGGTTGCCAATTTAGATACAGGGCTGGATGACGAACTGGCACAAGATGATCTGACTGAAACACAAAAAGCCAAAGCCAAGTGGACACAGCTAGAAGCGTTGATTGGCAGTGAAAATCGCATCAAAAATATTGCCAAGGATATTGTTAGCCATTTTGACCAACGCCAAGAAGCGTTTGATGGCAAGGGCATGATTGTCTCCATGAGTCGCCGTATTGCTGCTGAACTCTATGCCCAAATCATCAAAATAAAACCTGACTGGCATTCGGATGATTTGGATAAAGGGGTGATTAAAGTGGTGATGACCTCCAGCTCATCGGATGGTCCTGAAATTGCCAAACATCACACGACCAAAACACAAAGAAAGACCTTGGCAGACAGGATGAAACATCCTGATGATCCTTTGAAGTTGGTGATTGTGCGGGATATGTGGCTGACTGGATTTGACGCACCGAGTTTGCACACCCTTTATATTGATAAGCCGATGAAAGGGCATAATCTGATGCAGGCGATTGCACGGGTTAATCGGGTTTATAAGGATAAACCAGGTGGCTTGATTGTGGACTATTTGGGAATAGCCTCTGACTTGAAAAAAGCCCTCTCTTTTTATTCTGACGCGGGTGGCAAAGGCGACCCCACTATCCTGCAAAAACAAGCGGTAGAGTTAATGCTAGAAAAACTTGAAGTGGTTTCTCAGCTTTTTCATGGTTTTGCTTACGAGAATTATTTTTCTGCTGATACGGCGCAAAAGCTATCGCTCATTTTAGCGGCGGAAGACCATATTTTAGGCTTGGAAAATGGCAAAAAACGTTTTGTCAATGAAGTCAATGGTTTATCCAAAGCCTTTGCTATTGCAATACCGCATGATCAGGCAATGGACATTAAAGATGAGGTGGCATTTTTTCAGGCGGTAAAGGCGCGTCTGGTCAAATTTGATAGCACTGGAACAGGGCGAAGCGATGAAGAGATAGAAACCACCATTAGGCAAGTCATAGATAAGGCATTGGTTTCTGAGCAAGTGGTTGATGTGTTTGATGCGGCAGGGATTAAAAAGCCTGATATTTCCATTCTATCAGAAGAGTTTTTGTTAGAACTTAAAGGCATGGAGCATAAGAATGTTGCTTTAGAAGTCTTGAAGAAGTTACTCAATGATGAATTAAAATCTCGCTCAAGAAAAAATTTGGTAAAAAGCAAGTCATTGATGGAGATGCTGGAAAATGCCATCAAAAAATACCACAATAAAGTGTTAACTGCTGCTGAGGTCATGGATGAGCTGATTAAGTTGAGCAAAGAAATTATTAACATGGATGATGAAGCTAGCGAACTTGGGTTAACCGAATTTGAGTATGCTTTTTATACGGCAGTTGCCGATAATAAAAGTGCTAAAGAGCTGATGCAACACGATAAATTAAGAGAACTGGCTGTGGTTTTAACGGAGCGTGTAAAACAAAACGCTTCTATAGACTGGACAATAAAAGAAAGCGTTCGAGCCAAACTGAAAGTGATAATTAAGCGCACACTTAGGCAGTATGGGTATCCACCTGATATGCAAAAGTTGGCAACAGAAACGGTGCTGAAACAAGCAGAGCTTATTGCAAATGAGTTCACAGTTAATGCCTAG
- a CDS encoding FprA family A-type flavoprotein encodes MRSSVDVSAHRNAMELADGVYWIGALDPGLRTFDIILSTANGTTYNAYVVRGCDGVAVIDTVKENCSDEFFARLESEVNYDEIKYIILNHLEPDHTGALPELMRRAPQAQLYISQRATSMLKALLKPSDGELNYITVKTGDTISLGDRTLTFLHTPYLHWPDTQCTYLEEEGVLFSGDIFGCHYCDKRLFNDLVGDFRFSFDYYYAHIMRPFKKHLLEALQLIEPLKIRQIAPTHGPILRERPRRYVAHYRELSTSSLSRELGNQEQSVIIFYMSSYGNTARMAESISSGASDIEGVRVSLYDLEGGETDPFVDLIEEADALLFGSPTINGDAVKPVWDLLSSLAVVNLKGKLGGAFGSYGWSGEAVRMIEDRMRGLKMHIPCEGLRIKLIPTAGELEACQQFGRQVAEVLTGKSQGSSGVIEMADLG; translated from the coding sequence ATGAGAAGTAGCGTCGATGTCTCCGCCCATCGCAATGCGATGGAGCTAGCCGATGGGGTCTATTGGATTGGCGCGCTCGATCCGGGGTTAAGAACTTTTGACATTATTCTCAGTACCGCCAATGGTACTACCTACAACGCCTATGTGGTGCGAGGGTGTGACGGTGTGGCGGTGATCGATACAGTTAAAGAGAACTGTAGTGACGAATTTTTTGCCAGATTAGAGTCGGAGGTTAATTATGATGAGATTAAATATATTATCCTTAACCACTTAGAACCGGATCACACCGGAGCGCTGCCGGAGCTGATGCGGCGAGCACCACAGGCGCAGCTCTATATCTCGCAGCGAGCCACTTCGATGTTAAAGGCGCTACTTAAACCCTCCGATGGGGAGCTAAACTATATTACGGTTAAGACGGGCGATACGATCTCACTCGGTGATCGGACATTAACTTTTCTCCACACCCCCTATCTCCACTGGCCCGATACCCAGTGTACCTACTTAGAGGAGGAGGGGGTACTCTTCTCGGGCGATATCTTTGGCTGCCACTACTGCGATAAACGGCTCTTCAACGATTTAGTGGGCGATTTTCGCTTTTCGTTCGACTACTACTATGCTCACATTATGCGGCCATTTAAAAAGCATCTGCTTGAGGCGCTACAGCTAATTGAACCGCTAAAGATCCGCCAAATCGCCCCGACACACGGCCCGATTCTGCGTGAGCGGCCGCGTCGATATGTGGCCCACTATCGCGAACTATCGACCTCTAGCCTCAGTCGGGAGCTGGGGAATCAGGAGCAGTCGGTGATTATTTTCTACATGAGCTCCTACGGCAATACCGCCCGCATGGCCGAGTCGATAAGCAGTGGGGCGAGTGATATTGAGGGGGTGCGGGTGTCGCTCTACGATCTGGAGGGGGGGGAGACCGATCCCTTTGTCGATCTGATTGAAGAGGCCGATGCGCTGCTATTCGGTTCGCCGACAATCAATGGTGACGCGGTTAAACCGGTATGGGATCTCCTCTCATCGCTAGCGGTGGTTAATTTGAAAGGTAAATTGGGTGGTGCTTTCGGCTCCTATGGTTGGAGTGGGGAGGCGGTACGAATGATTGAAGACAGAATGCGCGGGTTAAAGATGCATATCCCCTGTGAGGGGCTACGCATCAAACTCATCCCGACTGCCGGGGAGCTGGAGGCGTGTCAGCAGTTTGGACGGCAGGTGGCAGAGGTGCTGACCGGTAAGAGCCAAGGCAGCAGCGGCGTGATTGAGATGGCCGATTTGGGTTAG
- a CDS encoding (2Fe-2S)-binding protein has translation MPLITFSNPDYKDKTVYAVAGSFTETVLKIAKTNQIPIRFDCGDGECGSCAIKVTYIGKNGPMGYHLEEKEKQVLREIGKISKEDLEQLIVDDLPSKWRLACQFIPRDEDILVEYEAM, from the coding sequence ATGCCATTAATTACCTTTTCAAATCCCGACTACAAAGATAAAACGGTCTATGCCGTAGCCGGCAGCTTTACCGAGACGGTGTTAAAGATTGCCAAAACCAACCAAATCCCAATTCGCTTCGACTGTGGCGATGGTGAGTGTGGTAGCTGTGCTATTAAGGTGACCTATATCGGTAAAAATGGGCCGATGGGCTACCATCTAGAGGAGAAAGAGAAGCAGGTGCTGCGTGAAATCGGCAAAATCTCCAAAGAGGATTTAGAGCAGCTCATTGTCGATGATCTACCGAGCAAATGGCGTCTTGCCTGCCAGTTTATCCCGCGTGATGAGGATATTCTGGTCGAGTATGAGGCGATGTAG
- a CDS encoding nitrogen fixation protein NifQ — protein sequence MSLELNQTTFQCENGALAAVVLRQQLYQQLMQHRRGELIEESLALMIASLHGGSGAMPAWLGLGEGRYQHLIASHFPALDLSQWPPQPPRPVDLTRRDEWQEVLTLLHQGRSGDSEAELWLAEIVAIGCQANDHLWSDLGLWSRADLSTLMVRHFRPLAERNSRDMKWKRFLYKQLCEAEGIYTCRAPSCEICTDYANCFNLNLKE from the coding sequence ATGTCGCTAGAACTCAATCAGACAACCTTTCAGTGTGAAAATGGTGCCTTAGCGGCAGTAGTATTGCGACAGCAGCTCTACCAGCAGTTAATGCAGCATCGGCGGGGAGAGCTGATTGAGGAGTCGCTGGCGCTAATGATCGCCTCACTCCATGGTGGCAGTGGGGCGATGCCGGCGTGGTTAGGGCTAGGCGAGGGACGCTATCAGCACCTAATCGCCAGCCACTTTCCAGCGCTTGATCTCTCACAGTGGCCACCACAGCCCCCACGGCCGGTCGATTTAACTCGCCGTGATGAGTGGCAGGAGGTGTTGACGCTGCTACATCAGGGGCGCAGTGGCGACTCTGAGGCAGAGCTGTGGCTCGCTGAGATTGTGGCTATCGGCTGTCAGGCGAACGACCACCTCTGGTCTGATCTTGGACTGTGGTCGCGAGCCGATCTATCGACACTCATGGTGCGCCACTTTCGACCGTTAGCCGAACGCAACAGTCGTGATATGAAGTGGAAACGGTTTCTCTACAAACAGCTATGTGAGGCCGAAGGTATTTACACCTGTCGGGCACCGAGCTGTGAAATCTGTACCGACTATGCCAACTGTTTTAACCTAAACCTAAAGGAGTGA
- a CDS encoding ferredoxin, protein MAKAKITFEDIDQTVNVPAGTRVIEVSEKVGSGIIYGCREGDCGTCMMEVTEGWNNLTEPSVLEEKVLKENMAGRHHRLACQAQILNDCKVKPA, encoded by the coding sequence ATGGCGAAAGCGAAGATTACATTTGAAGATATTGACCAGACCGTGAATGTACCAGCCGGTACGCGAGTGATTGAGGTCTCGGAGAAGGTCGGTTCCGGCATCATCTACGGTTGTCGTGAAGGGGATTGCGGTACCTGCATGATGGAGGTGACCGAGGGGTGGAATAACCTAACCGAACCCTCAGTCTTAGAGGAGAAGGTGCTAAAGGAGAATATGGCCGGACGCCACCACCGCCTTGCCTGTCAGGCGCAGATTTTGAATGACTGCAAAGTTAAACCGGCTTAA
- a CDS encoding nitrogen fixation protein NifZ has product MDREELSVRALQSGDMLYAAKTIVNDGSIPAMEPQAVIATAGTRGVLVNTGHYEETPDITIYLVRFENSDGELGLPVGCYEDELRTASS; this is encoded by the coding sequence ATGGATAGAGAGGAGCTCTCAGTAAGAGCGCTGCAGTCGGGCGATATGCTCTATGCGGCGAAGACAATCGTTAACGATGGCTCGATTCCCGCCATGGAGCCGCAAGCGGTGATAGCAACCGCCGGTACTCGCGGCGTTTTGGTCAATACCGGTCACTACGAAGAGACGCCCGATATCACCATCTATTTAGTCCGTTTTGAAAATAGCGACGGCGAGCTAGGCCTGCCGGTCGGCTGTTATGAGGATGAGTTGCGTACAGCCTCTTCTTAA